Below is a window of Drosophila nasuta strain 15112-1781.00 chromosome X, ASM2355853v1, whole genome shotgun sequence DNA.
CCACACTCATAGAAAACCTATATGGCATGAATTTTTCAATAGTCAGATCAAATGCTTTGTAATAAAGTTAAAGAGAAGCTGAATGAAATATtaggaaatttaaattagtttcatACGAAGTACATAGTAGTCAAAGAAGTCTTCTTGATCATGCTAAAACATTTGTAAAtaacaactaagaaagctacattcgaATATTCCATAaggtgcaaaatataccagatttttaGCCAATTTGTTTTAGATGTCAAAAAGAGTTGATGATAGTTCTTTCcttgtttgtttttagatatatgaaatattgcTTTTCGATTATGAAGTTAACCAAACTTTGTGtcaatatttttcttacaACTTGTataaaaaagtgtaaaaaacaAGGACTGCTGagaagcagcaaaaataatttttagtatgtttacATACCGCTTTAAAAAGTTATCCAAGTCTATAATTTCAATGCACTTCTTTTTGGCTGTTTTGCAAGATGTTTAACGAAATGagatttatatagtattatatgcATCCTTAGCACCTCGACCTTTCGACCTCATAGTGCAGTATATTGCAtatatactaaacatatactatatgtagtATAAAGAGTGGTAGTTggcattaaatttatacacACAAGTTTGCGCATTTCAACATTTAGCATATTAAATGGGGGCACTGGAGTCGAactggacaacaacaataacagcaacaacaaatgcggACGGACTTTGGTTTCTTCTCCTGCTCAGATTCTACGGCTTGTCTGAGTTGTGATTCTCGTCTCGGTGTCGTGCACccggatatatatatatatatacatatgtgtgtgtgtgtgtggacatGCGGATGTTGTGCGATGCTGTTTATGCCTTTTACATTTTCCGCCGTAATGAATTCTATGcggcaacaagaacaacagcaacaactgtggcaactctggcaacTCTGGCATGGGAAAGCACAGCGCACTGTGAAATTCTCAACTTCCGCTTTTTGCCGACTTGACAACATGTCTGACCAACATTCATATGTACTACATACGAGTAGTTTACCTCTTTTTGCCAGCTTTAGCTGTCCGTTTCttcaactacttttttttacGAGTAGAActgaatttcaattcaatgcacatagttttcttttttttatttgtcatcTGTCTGTGCACAAATCTGTaaaacattatatatatatttttattagacctttgaaaatccaaaaatatttgctgcaACAAATTCTGAAGAAAGAAAAGAGCGTAAGTCAAATCAGTTTACTTCATTTGTTGATTCTTctaacatatattattatataaagttctagttatttttgtattttgtagttCTCTATTTTCACTTTGTATTAATCGATATGCCGCTTCTCAATCTAGAGTATCACAACTTTGTCGCTTTCTGCCTTATTTTCTggtttcttctatttttttcttgttgcttttgatGTCAGGCAAGCTTACAAAAATCTTTGGTGTTTGCAGCTGCCACCGTTGCATGCCTTGTGCTGGCTCAGGCAACTGTCACACACTTAAGCGCATTATGGCCGACATTTGATGcgactacaactacaacaaaaacaacaaaaaagactacgactacgactacgactacgactagAAAAAATAGggcaaattaaacaaatttaataaaagagCAAGCTAGTTGATGTGACTTCTATTAAAGactgtttaaaaattaatattataagaGCTAAgcttattaattaatatttgcacTTATCTTgaacaaatcgaaaaaaagcTTTGTAGTTCAAATTGTTTCCACATCAATATTAGCCATATCATTAGTTTTTATATTACCATTACAACTTATCATTGTATTACCATTAACATTGACATTAGTATTAACATTAGCATTATCATTTAAATGGTCATTGACATTaccattaatattttcattcgCATTAGAATTGAAATTAGCTTTGGAATCAATAGtagtaaaatttgttttgatatctatattagtattttcatTAGACTGTTACTTAGCAGTGCTATTAGTATTTGCATTACaattaacattattaaaatttattcaaatagcAGCAAAATTCTTTAATACTCACAGTATTTGCATTGAACTTTgtattagcattagcatttcTATTACTATTTGCATTACGATTAACATTAGTATTAATATTGGATCTAAAATTACTTCAAATAccaataaaattattcaaatacaaatattagtattatttaagTACAAATATTGGTATTTTCATTCGAATTAAGCATTGGTAATTGCATTGATCGTAGTGAAATTGGtagtaaaattaatttaatataaaaaaatattgaccTTACCAATTAATTATTGCAACAACCATATAATGgttatataaattcatttaaatggcGTTCTCattataattatgattaattttCTAATCAACTCATTACTTCTGAAAGAAGCAGCTACATCGCAACATCGTAGCAATCTCAAGGGCTTTCCGGAACAGAATCTCTCAGAATCAACTTGGCgttgaactattttttttatcgtgTATCACATCAAAATTCAGTTAGAGTTTCAGTGAGTCTCAAACCGGGACTCTCGCCCATTAAGTAATTGCCAATTTATTCATATCACTTGAGCGAATACGATTccaaaagaacaacaacgagaaaaCAAAGTTTCAGGTaagtaaataacaatttgatttactttaaCCGATTTGAGTTGACTCCCGGCAATTTtcagagagacaaagagagagagagagagagagagagagagagcgagagcgaaaacggaagaaagagagagagagtgagagtgagctGGAGATCGAGAGTGTGATTGAAGAATTGATGGATTTTGCCTTACGCGAaacaactctctctctctcttattgtttttttcttctttttacaTAATTAACTATTCCAAATTTTAAGTTAAGTGGCGACCCAAAAAGCACTCGGTAAGTGAAAGTACGACTTGATTTTCAGTTTAAAGGTGAATTGTTCGCTAACACTTTAGTGGCCAGGCAAAGGCAAGCACATTGTCACAGGACCTGCTGACTTTTCCACGGCATCGTGCATTGTGTGTCGTCCGTTTCGCCAGTTCGCATCcgtggcaacaaaaaaagaaaatattaaaataaatttgaataaaaatgtcTGCAAAGATTAAATCGCCATGAGCCGCGTcctcgccgtcgtcgtcgttgtcctCGTCGTCTGCAATTCCCAGACGTTTTCTCATTCTCctgttgcctttgccttttttatacccgctacccatagggtagaagggtattatatctttgtggcggcaggaaatgtatgtaacaggtagaagaaggcatctccgaccctataaaaaatatatattcttgatcagcgtcaacagccgagacgatatagccatgtccgtctgtccgtctgtgtgtctgtccgtctgtccgtctgtccgtatgaaacactgaatctcagagactataagagatagagctataattttttttcgacagcatttgttatatttgcacgcagatcaagtttgtttcaaatgtttagcacgcccacttccgcccccgcaaatcaaaaaaatcgaataacaagcgtaattttaaagctagagttacgaattttggtatatggaaAATTTGGTTtcgatcggataaaaattgtcggaagttattaaagaaatacttttgtttgggcaaaaacgcctacttactgggggtctgagttgctttggacgacaatctggtatattgtgccgtctatggtatattttgaatggtgtactatattgatataccaaatataccatttggtatattttcagtatttttgcaatatttttggtatatgttgagaataataccgcaatattttgcctttattaaaaatgggtagcgggtatctcacagtcgagtacactcgactgtagctttcttacttgttttttgtgtactctctctctctacccctttttttttggatggGGAGGTTTTGGCTTATAGTTGTGGCGTCAGTTTCTTCCTGAGGCTCCTGTTCGTTGGCCTGGCAAAAATAATGCGTATCCGTTGCGGATTCTCTGCTTCggtcactctctctctctctctctctctctctctctctctctcacgtCCCCCTCCTCTGTCAGCctcttaatttgtttatttgattgctgttgccattgctgttgctgttcctgtttgctgttgctgctgctgtgcgttGTGCGTTGTCGCTTTCACCTTTAAACAATTCCATTTATAAGCGGCGAcaaatttcagtttttattaCTTTCGTTGTCAACTTTGTTGTGTGCGGCCAACCCGCAAGGCAtctctttttacttttttttgttttttgttttttttttgtttttggttttcgtggacataacaataaataagttaatttaaatacaataaacacAATTGAAGCTGTCAGCGCCGTGTTggacaacaactgcaatcgaAACATTAACGCAACTACTTAGCACACAGCTGAAAGAGATACTTTCTGTATCTCTCAGATACAATATCCGATGGCAACTTTGCAGACACTTTAAGCCCAAATTATATCGAAtaacttttgattttattctgAGACGTGGTTTAAGGCGACCTTTGCAAACATTTACTTATTGTATCTTAGATTAAAAATCATTCGtcaattaatttggtattagTTAAAATTCAAGTCAAAgaacaatataaaagataaaCCTTAACTACTTTagttgaataaatatataataagagaaaatagaaaataaaataaaattactttatggtatattttgaatgtagtactatatcaatataccaaatatatttttagttttttttgcggtatattactTAAGTGTATTGGTTTATcatcaaatattaatatactaaatataccattctgtatattttttttttagtattttttcatttggtatgtttttttaaaattaaataccgCACTTATATGCTTTTATTCCCATATTTTGCaccctatggtatattatgaatgtatCACTATTgcaatatgccaaataaaatatttggcacattttcagtattttttcggtatatttaaaaattattcataAGGGGGtagcacactcaactgtagctttctgacATATTCCATTATATATACGTTTCaccacatggcgtatacgtattttatataccattcggtatatttttagtattttttcatttggtatattaaaattatattatattaaaattaaataccgCACTTATATGCTTTTATTCCTAtagtttgcatattttgcaccctatggtatattatgaatgcaatataccaaataaaatatttggtacatcttcagtatttttttggtatatttaaaaattattcataAGGGGGtagcacactcaactgtagctcTCTGACATATTCCATTATATATACGTTTTaccacatggcgtatacgtattttGCCTCTTCGTATTGTTCATATGTATTCCTGTCGCTCTCTATCTcattctctatctctctctctctctctgtctctctctttgtaCCTTTCAACAGTTATGAACAACACATTTGCCACGCTGAGCGATGAGGAGTTGGAGGAGAACGGAAAGCTGTATGGCATCGTTGAGGTGGATCAACTGCGAAGCACGTGGAAGGCGCGCAAGTTTCCGATCGAGGTGCCGACGACTTTGATGCAGAGCGGCCTGTTGCCATCGATATTCGACTGGCCGCTGTTGGGGGAGCTGATGCCGATGGAGCAGGCGATGGGTGAAGcgatgctgcagcagcggATCAACGATTTGGAGCTGTTGAACAGCTTGACGACATCGCTGCAGCGCATCGAGATCAGTGCGGAGCCGGACATTGGCATCGATGTGGTTGTGGGGCGTCCCAGTTACAATGTTCTGGTGCAGGATAATGGCAGCATTTTGGTCAAGGAGCTGCCCAGCCTGCACATCCATGTCTACGCTGTGGAGTCGCGAGCAGCCGCTGGACACGAATGCGCGCCATCGATGCTGCCATCGGCATCGCCATCGGCATCGGAACAAAGTGCGAAGataacaatgacaacaacagcaacaacaacaacaaagagacgAGAAGAGGAACAGCAGCAAGAGGAAGCACAGAACACAGTGGaaaatgatgatgaagaacaacaattacaacaagaTGTGAACGATGAACTCGACGACACGAAATATAAAGAGCATCAGGATAAAACATTGGATTATCATTTAACATCATCGTTGGACCCCGATACCGATACAAATACCGATAACGACAGCGATAAAGATAACgacaacgataacgataacgataccGATATGCTGACCGACGACGAATCGGAGGAACAAAGCGGCGACATTAAGCTGCATCGTCGCATGTCCTTTTGGATGCGTGTCGGGCATTTTTTGCGCCAGAATATTCCGCGTCTCAAttagactcacacacacagacagacacacatacacgcacacacaaacagactttgcaattatttgttCGTTACAACATCGATCGACAAACACAATTTCTGTAATTTCCAACAATTTGTTCATTgaataaaacacaaatgaaaACGCGCCTCCCAACCGCCCCTTACCCCTCACCAACCACATCAAAACACACAATTTGccgtctttttttttatacccgctacctacATATAGGGTAGATGgtatggtatatacaatactttttggtatattttctacactgtggtatattttactatatcaatataccaaatatagcaatCGGTATCTAAGTATTTTTTGCGGTTAATTAAATTAGCACTTCATAATATCAtcaaatatacctaaaatggcactcagtatatttgtagtatttttgtggtatattaatttgatgtaTTTTAAGATTAACATTGCATCattgacatattttaatatttttgtgatatataagctcggtatatttcaagaattaTACCaatactttttggtatattttaccatatcaatataccaaatatagcaatcggtatttaagtatttttgcggttaattaaattagcacttcataaatatacctaaaatggcactcagtatatttgtagtatttttgtggtatattaatttgatgtaTTTTAAGATTAACATTGCAtcattgatatattttaatatttttgtgatatataaattcggtatatttcacgATATATctgagtatttttgtggtatattaaattggtatactttaagaataataccgcactgtaacgggtatctccgagtcgagcacactccacttgcttattttgttttcttggcAACAAACTATTTAACTATTCAACTATTTCGCTATGCGCAATGCAAATCGCTTGGAAAAATGCCCCGAAATCGAAAGATGCCGCCCGGAAAAACCACTTGGCGGAAAAGTGTgtaaagaaattgaaatgcaaaaaaaaaaaaaatggcacaaaaaaaaagaaagaaaagcgAATACAAACCGTTCGCTTTTTACGCTCAAGCGCATCATCATCGAGCTCAACTAGCGGCAAAATCCTTGTTGCAACAACACGACAAAGCCTCCAATGTCTTCCCTTCTCTCCTCACTCCTCATACCCcacctcctcttcctcctctaTCTGTGCTTCTCTTGGGCAACTCGACAACAGTTCGCTGCCCGCAGCTACTCAAGTGCAATCAGCGTTGAGCTGAGCAAGCCAAAGAATCAATTCAATTACGAGATAACTGCCACAGTGATTTTCCcgctttaaaaataatctgCAAAATACGCCAAGAGCccgaaaaaatgtaatttctaattctaattattattgaaaagttGAGAATAagtaaaacataaataaaatgtgacgAGGTAGTAATTATCACGCTCTAAGTTTTATGAGAcatcatttttgtatttagtgaaaataataataaaaaagagtcgatggccttagttgctagcactcccttcttttagttattatattattatattattattataataattaacatgtaaataaataattaataatagaaaaaggaataaaaaattaagacggctatccattttcaataaacttAGTATTATTCAGagtaaatattgcaaaaaaaaattacaaaaattaatcaaaaggcagtattttgtatatctaCGTAGTACTACAAAAATTATACCATacactacaaaatatactatacttttGTAgtagcaactaagacccgacTGAAGCTGAATTTCTATAGGTATTGagaatattataactttattgattgcatattttatttctttgtgcTCTCTAATGTctagaaaaatataccatagactacaaaatatactatacttttGTAGTAGCAACTGAGAGCCGACTGAAGCTGAATTTCTATAGGTATTGAGAATATTATAACATTATtgattgcatattttatttctttctgcTCTCCAATATctagcaaaatataccatagactacaaaatatactatgctGCCAACCCAAGTAACAGAGACCCGTATATTATTACTTCAGTTATTGCATACTCGTATTTTGAAAGTTGTGCTCTCAAAATTctaccaaaatttgcaatgcatAAAACTTGTAATTGAAACTTAAAGCCTATTgcataatattgtatttatgcaGAGATTttttcaaactttgcattcCTTTTCCCGCTTATCCTACTATTCtgtatgttatttattttttattgtcgCGACTTTCACCCGAGCAGAATTCAGGGATCGGGATCGGCGATGGCATTGAGGGATTGAGGGATTGAGGGTGGCAAATGTGCATAAGATAAATGGAGCACAAAACGCTTTGAGGCAACATTAAATGGCAACGATGCCCCAGTCGACGGGTTGCCGAGTCTGCCACAGACAGTGGCGCCACCTGCCGCTGGGTGGCCCCATAAAAAGTCATTCACTAATGGCTCGtcagtgcagcagcaactgaaatgtgtgcgagagagagagagagcgaatgaGTGAGGCCTATGGAGCGTTGAATGGAGTGCTACATATGACATGGTCTggccatttccatttccatttccatttgtatTTGCTCTTCTATTGGCAACATGTGgcgcttttattaaaaattcatttgctcatattacacaagcacacacacacacacacacacaaactagAGCAGACATAACGGGATCGTTGAGCGGTCGCAACTTTCAAACTTTCCAACTGCAACTCATGTCTCATGTCTGGTCTCATCTTGGTGCTTGGTGTACTATATGGCCCGCCCTTTGACCTTCAGCAGCTGCCACATTTTACGAGCACTGCAAATTCTTTGAGCATTTATCTGACTGCGGCGGCCATTTCCATTTGGCCACCATCACGCAAATTCCCGAAACTCACTTCATTTTTCctcgcatttcttttttttccgcTGCcgttttcattgcattttttgCCATGCAGacttttaaaagtattttgacCCGCATTCgtcaaacagaaaaaaaaaaataaataacaaaaactgctgatggattACTTTAATACCAGCGACTATATGCATTTAACAATTGCCTCAGAAAATTCTTATAAGCTAATGTAGAGCGGGAGACTTGAAggtaaataaagaaatttcaagAGCTGCTTTAATACAAATTAGacaattttgtttgtataatatttaaaggAAATATAATTATGTTCTACAGTGTCTAAGATtccattataataaataaatggaactaaatttataatgtatagcaattatagaatttttgtcgatttttgtcaatattaatatgaatattaagttttagaataaataacatatatatatatataaagatatatgcatttaaatttagttaatgTGACACACTAATTTGTAATAACTAGTTTCATAAAGTAATGCCGAAAagatacttaaatataccaaaacttaTATTGAGTATATTGATAGATAGAATtaaactataatatatatttggtatatcggtatataatagtataccatgatatatatttcgtattttgaTAGTCTAATAGATAATtcgcaataaatatttttatgaagtagtacaaaaaaaaaatactgaaatataccaaaacatatatctggtatattaatagtctcaaaaattgtttgctttaacTACTTTGCTGAAGTAGTACCGAAaggaaatactaaaatataccaaaatatatatttggtatattagtagTCTAAGAGAtcttaatacattttaatatttaaaaaatactgaaatataccaaaatatatatttggtatattaatagtctcaaaaattgtttgctttaacTACTTTGCTGAAGTAGTATCGAAAggaaatactgaaatataccaaaatatatatttggtatattggtagtCTCAGATATTATTTGATGAAGTAGCACCGAAaggaaatactaaaatataccaaaatacatatttggtatattggtagtCTAAGAGATCTTAATATAttctaatatttaaaaaaaaatactgaaatattccaaaatatagtatatatagtttCAAAAATGCTTTGCTTTAACTACTTTGCTGAAGTAGTACCGAAaggatatactaaatataccaaaatatatatttggtcttaatatattctaatattttatactttaacatcgataaaaagaaataaaattgcgTATTTAGCGAATTTATTGAACAGGCAAGATTTAATAGAACTTTACGAAAGCAGATTAAAGAGCAAATACGTAGAAAAGTGCAAAAGTTGCGGAAAATCAGCAGAGGcggaaaaagagagagagagagagagagagagagagagagagagagagagagagagcaaagacAGAAAGATAAAACTGATATGGAGCTGGGTGTAAATCTGGTATTTGGCTTATTTGTTACACACGTAACGTTGCACAGCGGAGGAGGGGAAAGAGGGGAAAGCTGGCAAAAACGCAAATATTTTCTATGTTGGTCAAGTCGAGTGAATTTGTTGAGTGTCCCTGGCaccaaaatgccaaatgaagTGGAAGCAAGGAATTTCACACAATGTGAACCGAGCACAAGTCCTGTTTCCCTGTTTCCCTGTTCCCCCTTCCCATCCCTTGCCTCCTCTGCCCAGAGCAGACACACATGTGATTGTGAATGATGGAGGATGAGCAAATAAGCCAACAAATAaacaggcaaacaaacaaataataccaaacgaaacgaaacgaaacgagcagccaacaaacacacacacacacacacacatacatagaaaaaATGTGGCAAGAAAGTATagagcaggaggaggaggctgaagaggggaaggggaagtgCAGGAAGTGTGTGGGCAACAAGTGGAAAGTGAAGTTTGACTGAGGTGAGTGTTGTCGTGGCTTTGACTGCAAGAATTTTTACTCGAAAATCACATAAACTGAGTGTGTGACGACTCGTTAGAGTGCCATTGTAGTGCTCTCCActcagccacgcccacattaGCACTGCCTCCTGCCTACAGCCTCTGCATCTGCCTTTGACTGACACCAACAAAAACCTTCACACACATACTTCATTATCACGCTTTCGTGACACGAAACACTTTATTATCGCATCAAAAGAGATTTTcaactctctctttctctctcttctcatATGCTTGAGCAACATTTGAGCTAAGAACCTGAGAAGACAATCAGCAGACGTATAAAGAACATCAATTAAATCACAACAAACCTCAGCAgtagatttaaatttttcgaattaaatgaaaaacaaaaaaataaagtttttatgtttgttttcggaaaaagaaatttgtaaatttgttttgttaatttcgACGATTCTTTCAGATTTCGATTTCATGCAAAGTTagtatatactgaaatatgcatGCAAAGTTAgtaaatactgaaaaaatatatattttcattgtttcactgtcattaatttttaatttactaaaaaGCTGTTTCTGTTTGTCTTCGGCATacgaaaattgtaaattttatgttGCTTAGCCATCTTCCATATTGGCTTATATACtgatataaaacaaatactgaaatgtggtcaaaaaaaagtaatatgcAAAACACTGttcttaatataataaaaatacaattttaagtGCCTTTGAAAAACAACTTTAagttaatatacaatttttgtgaaatactgtttaaatgtgttttacTTAATATACATTTCTTGAAAGTTGACAACTCTAGACcgaaaatatattcttgacaACTTCAAtttgacaaaaaatatttcactcGAAAAAGTTGCtacaatttttcataaaaaaaaaaaataactctTTTTACATCCAAAATGTCTGAAGACGATTCCAATTTGGTAACTTGCTATGAATATTACGTTTTTAAATTAGCTCAgtttcttttgctgctttgcGGAGTAACTGATATTCAGAT
It encodes the following:
- the LOC132796839 gene encoding clumping factor A-like; translation: MNNTFATLSDEELEENGKLYGIVEVDQLRSTWKARKFPIEVPTTLMQSGLLPSIFDWPLLGELMPMEQAMGEAMLQQRINDLELLNSLTTSLQRIEISAEPDIGIDVVVGRPSYNVLVQDNGSILVKELPSLHIHVYAVESRAAAGHECAPSMLPSASPSASEQSAKITMTTTATTTTKRREEEQQQEEAQNTVENDDEEQQLQQDVNDELDDTKYKEHQDKTLDYHLTSSLDPDTDTNTDNDSDKDNDNDNDNDTDMLTDDESEEQSGDIKLHRRMSFWMRVGHFLRQNIPRLN